A DNA window from Altererythrobacter sp. B11 contains the following coding sequences:
- the ahpF gene encoding alkyl hydroperoxide reductase subunit F, protein MLDATMTQQLKTYLGNLREPIELVASLGDDAKSAQTRELLEEIAALSDKVSASFDGDNDRRPSFVIRRASDAEKWVRFAGLPMGHEFTSLVLALLWAGGHPPKVEQDVLDQIAALEGDYNFEMYFSLSCHNCPDVVQALTLMALNNSRITATLIEGGAFQSEVEARNVLAVPATFLNGEMFASGKMGVEEIIAKLDGNAHARAAAKLAEKAPFEVLVVGGGPAGASAAIYTARKGFRTGVAAERFGGQVLDTMGIENFISVPYTEGPKLAAALEAHVAEYDIDVMNLQKAEKLIPASAPGGLHEVVFENGASLKARSLVLSTGARWRNLGVPGEFEYRNRGVAYCPHCDGPLFKGKRVAVIGGGNSGVEAAIDLANIVGHVTLVEFDSKLRADQVLQDKLRSLKNVDILVSAQTTEVTGDGERVNGLVYKNRETGEERKVELEGVFVQIGLVPNTEWLKDSGVELTRFGEIAVDGKAATNLPGVFAAGDCTTVPYKQIIIAMGEGSKAALSAFDYLIRNEAVEEIAQAA, encoded by the coding sequence ATGCTCGACGCCACTATGACGCAACAGCTCAAGACCTATCTCGGCAATCTGCGCGAGCCGATCGAGCTCGTCGCCTCGCTTGGCGACGATGCGAAGTCCGCCCAGACGCGCGAGCTGCTGGAAGAGATCGCCGCACTGAGCGACAAGGTTTCCGCCAGTTTCGACGGTGACAACGATCGCCGGCCCAGCTTCGTCATCCGCCGCGCATCCGACGCGGAAAAGTGGGTGCGCTTCGCCGGCCTGCCCATGGGGCACGAATTCACCAGCCTGGTGCTGGCCCTGCTGTGGGCCGGCGGCCATCCGCCCAAGGTGGAGCAGGACGTGCTGGACCAGATCGCCGCGCTGGAAGGCGACTATAATTTCGAGATGTATTTCTCGCTCAGCTGCCACAACTGCCCCGACGTGGTGCAGGCGCTGACGCTGATGGCGCTCAACAATTCGCGCATCACGGCCACGCTGATCGAAGGCGGCGCCTTCCAGAGCGAGGTGGAAGCGCGCAACGTGCTGGCCGTGCCCGCCACCTTCCTCAATGGCGAGATGTTCGCCAGCGGGAAGATGGGCGTGGAGGAAATCATCGCCAAGCTGGACGGCAATGCCCATGCCCGGGCGGCGGCCAAGCTGGCGGAGAAGGCCCCGTTCGAGGTTCTGGTGGTCGGCGGCGGGCCGGCCGGCGCCTCGGCCGCGATCTACACCGCGCGCAAGGGCTTCCGCACCGGCGTGGCGGCGGAGCGGTTCGGCGGGCAGGTGCTCGATACCATGGGAATCGAGAACTTCATTTCCGTGCCTTACACCGAAGGCCCGAAGCTCGCCGCCGCGCTGGAAGCGCATGTGGCCGAATATGACATCGACGTGATGAACCTGCAGAAGGCGGAGAAGCTGATCCCGGCTTCGGCGCCGGGCGGCCTGCACGAAGTGGTGTTCGAAAACGGCGCCTCGCTGAAAGCGCGGTCCCTCGTGCTCTCCACCGGTGCACGCTGGCGCAACCTGGGCGTGCCGGGCGAGTTCGAATATCGCAACCGCGGCGTCGCCTATTGCCCGCATTGCGACGGCCCGCTGTTCAAGGGCAAGCGCGTGGCGGTGATCGGCGGCGGCAATTCCGGCGTCGAAGCGGCGATCGACCTTGCAAACATCGTCGGCCATGTGACGCTGGTGGAATTCGACAGCAAGCTGCGCGCCGACCAGGTGCTGCAGGACAAGCTGCGCAGCCTCAAGAACGTCGACATCCTCGTCTCCGCCCAGACCACCGAGGTGACGGGCGACGGCGAGCGGGTGAACGGCCTCGTCTACAAGAACCGCGAGACGGGTGAGGAGCGCAAGGTGGAGCTGGAGGGCGTGTTCGTCCAGATCGGCCTGGTGCCCAACACCGAATGGCTCAAGGATTCCGGCGTGGAGCTGACCCGCTTCGGCGAGATCGCGGTGGACGGCAAGGCGGCCACCAATCTGCCCGGCGTGTTCGCGGCGGGCGATTGCACCACCGTGCCTTACAAGCAGATCATCATCGCCATGGGCGAAGGCTCCAAGGCGGCGCTGTCCGCCTTCGATTACCTGATCCGCAACGAGGCGGTGGAAGAGATCGCGCAGGCGGCCTGA
- a CDS encoding Smr/MutS family protein encodes MKPPRGLSAEEAALWARVAQSVTPLKGRRTAPPAPPAPPPTPVAAAPVAKRAPKGRVPAPRVVPPLPSPPPSPGLDSHWDRRLNRAALDPDFTLDLHGHTLEAAHRRLDMGLAQARAMGARLVLVVTGRPRPMDSADRSERRGAIRAQILDWLAAGPHASNIAAIRKAHRRHGGEGALYLVLKRAA; translated from the coding sequence GTGAAGCCGCCCCGCGGGCTCAGCGCCGAGGAAGCGGCCTTGTGGGCGCGGGTGGCGCAAAGCGTCACGCCGCTGAAGGGCCGCCGCACCGCACCGCCGGCCCCGCCCGCTCCGCCGCCCACGCCCGTCGCCGCTGCGCCCGTGGCAAAGCGCGCGCCGAAGGGGCGGGTGCCCGCGCCGCGCGTCGTCCCGCCACTGCCCTCCCCGCCGCCATCGCCCGGGCTCGATTCGCATTGGGACCGGCGGCTGAACCGCGCCGCGCTCGATCCCGATTTCACGCTCGACCTCCACGGCCACACGCTGGAAGCGGCGCATCGCCGGCTGGACATGGGGCTTGCGCAGGCGAGGGCGATGGGCGCGCGGCTGGTGCTGGTGGTGACCGGCCGCCCGCGTCCGATGGACTCGGCCGACCGCAGCGAGCGCCGCGGCGCGATCCGCGCGCAGATCCTCGACTGGCTGGCTGCCGGGCCCCACGCGTCGAACATTGCCGCCATCCGCAAGGCCCACCGCCGCCACGGCGGCGAGGGCGCACTCTATCTGGTGCTGAAGCGCGCGGCGTAG
- a CDS encoding M3 family metallopeptidase: MPKSTLLIASALGALALGGCTTASEGATGMASASSTPPADVPPATGVFAARSTLPFHAPDFSRIAAEDFGPGFEQGMRIQQAEWDAIAANPEPPSFSNTIVALERSGRMLSRVGTAFNVLTGSVTNDALDAIDSKYSPQLAAHRDALFLNDAIFARVKAVYDNRAAMSMTPEDAKLLEETYKNFVHAGAQLSPEAKAQLREINTRLSALSTSFSQQLTEATKEGALVVDSREALAGLSEAEIAAAAKAARERGLEGKFVLPLQNTTQQPLLASLDNRATRKALYEASWNRALSGANDTRPLVKEMAALRARKAALFGDPDFAEYQMYDSMAEKPEVAIKFMQGLAGPTAATQEKEAARINALIKAEGGNFTVQPWDWDYYAAKVRQADYDYDENQLKQYFQVDRVLEDGVFFAANKLYGLTFKKRTDIPVWDKTVSVYTVYDKDGSELALFYFDPYARDNKQGGAWMSNLVDQSRLFDEKPVIYNVLNIPPPAEGAPALVSFDNVETMFHEFGHALHGMFADQQYPSLSGTAVARDFVEFPSQANEKWAVEPSVLANYAKHYQTGEPIPAALLKKVQAAQTFNQGYALGETLAAAMLDMRWHDLPEGQTPTDVTGFEAQALAGTGLHTDIVPPRYRTSYFRHIWASGYAAGYYAYLWTEMLAADTGEWFEANGGLTRANGDKFRQVILSRGGTLDYNDAFRELTGQDPQVAPLLRKRGMLPAGQ; the protein is encoded by the coding sequence TTGCCCAAATCGACCCTGCTGATCGCATCGGCCCTCGGCGCCCTGGCGCTCGGCGGCTGCACCACCGCCAGCGAAGGAGCCACCGGAATGGCCAGCGCCTCCTCCACCCCGCCGGCGGATGTGCCGCCCGCCACCGGTGTGTTCGCCGCACGCTCCACCCTGCCGTTCCACGCGCCCGATTTCAGCCGCATCGCCGCGGAGGATTTCGGCCCCGGCTTCGAGCAGGGGATGCGCATCCAGCAGGCCGAATGGGACGCGATCGCCGCCAATCCCGAGCCGCCGAGCTTCTCCAACACGATCGTGGCGCTGGAACGCTCCGGCCGCATGCTCTCTCGCGTGGGCACCGCCTTCAACGTGCTGACCGGCTCCGTCACCAATGACGCGCTGGATGCGATCGACAGCAAATATTCCCCGCAGCTCGCCGCCCATCGCGACGCGCTGTTCCTCAACGATGCGATCTTCGCCCGGGTGAAGGCGGTGTATGACAACCGCGCCGCGATGAGCATGACGCCCGAAGACGCGAAGCTGCTGGAGGAAACCTACAAGAACTTTGTCCACGCCGGCGCCCAGCTTTCGCCCGAGGCCAAGGCCCAGCTGCGCGAGATCAACACGCGCCTGTCGGCGCTCAGCACCAGCTTTTCGCAGCAGCTGACCGAAGCGACCAAGGAAGGCGCGCTGGTGGTGGACAGCCGCGAGGCGCTGGCCGGGCTGAGCGAGGCGGAGATTGCCGCCGCCGCCAAGGCCGCGCGCGAACGCGGGCTGGAGGGCAAGTTCGTGCTGCCCCTGCAGAACACCACGCAGCAGCCGCTGCTCGCCTCGCTCGACAATCGCGCAACGCGCAAGGCGCTGTATGAGGCGAGCTGGAACCGCGCCCTGTCCGGCGCCAACGACACGCGCCCGCTGGTGAAGGAAATGGCTGCCCTGCGTGCGCGCAAGGCAGCCCTCTTCGGCGATCCCGATTTCGCCGAATATCAGATGTATGACAGCATGGCCGAAAAGCCCGAAGTGGCAATCAAGTTCATGCAGGGCCTCGCCGGCCCCACCGCCGCGACGCAGGAAAAGGAAGCGGCGCGCATCAACGCCCTCATCAAGGCCGAAGGCGGCAATTTCACCGTGCAGCCGTGGGATTGGGATTACTACGCCGCCAAGGTGCGCCAGGCGGATTACGATTACGACGAAAACCAGCTGAAGCAGTATTTCCAGGTCGATCGCGTGCTGGAAGACGGCGTGTTCTTCGCCGCCAACAAGCTCTACGGGCTGACCTTCAAGAAGCGTACCGACATCCCCGTGTGGGACAAGACGGTGTCGGTCTATACCGTCTATGACAAGGATGGGTCGGAGCTGGCACTGTTCTATTTCGATCCCTACGCCCGCGACAACAAGCAGGGCGGCGCGTGGATGTCGAACCTGGTCGATCAGTCGCGCCTGTTCGATGAAAAGCCGGTGATCTACAACGTGCTGAACATCCCGCCGCCGGCCGAGGGCGCGCCGGCGCTGGTGAGCTTCGACAATGTCGAGACCATGTTCCACGAATTCGGCCATGCGCTGCACGGCATGTTCGCCGATCAGCAATATCCCTCGCTCTCCGGCACGGCAGTGGCACGCGATTTCGTGGAATTCCCCTCGCAGGCGAACGAGAAATGGGCGGTGGAGCCCAGCGTCCTCGCCAATTACGCCAAGCACTACCAGACGGGTGAGCCGATTCCGGCCGCGCTGCTGAAGAAGGTGCAGGCGGCGCAGACCTTTAACCAGGGCTATGCGCTGGGCGAAACGCTGGCCGCGGCCATGCTGGACATGCGCTGGCACGATCTGCCCGAAGGCCAGACGCCCACCGATGTCACCGGGTTCGAAGCGCAGGCGCTGGCGGGCACCGGCCTCCACACCGATATCGTGCCGCCGCGCTATCGCACCAGCTATTTCCGCCATATCTGGGCCAGCGGCTATGCCGCGGGCTATTATGCCTATCTGTGGACCGAAATGCTTGCCGCCGACACGGGCGAATGGTTCGAGGCCAATGGCGGCCTGACCCGCGCCAATGGCGACAAGTTCCGGCAGGTCATCCTCTCGCGCGGGGGCACGCTGGACTATAATGACGCGTTCCGCGAGCTGACCGGGCAGGACCCGCAGGTCGCCCCGCTGCTGCGCAAGCGTGGGATGCTGCCTGCGGGGCAGTAA
- the mltA gene encoding murein transglycosylase A, producing MHGRVPGQQPGWQGLPRALAVLASLCLIAACGPLVPRIEQPEAPAPSTAREAGVYPGPAIRELRFAPDDARDALASFIESCPRLLRRTDASGLTTGEDWRPACTAAATWPVADAPRFFETWFEAARVGDGRSFVTGYFEPEIAGSRDRRPGFEVPVYGLPGDLVRAWPQSVPEAERTGNPPLGRFDESGNFIPYYTRAEIEDGALAGRGLEIAWVADPVEFFFLQVQGSGRLRTPEGEVIRIGYAGQNGRAYTGIGGVMRERGLIGDGPGQYAGSMQGIMQYIREHPAEGRALMRENESWVFFRVLTGDGPLGALEVPVRPGSSVAADPRFVPLGAPVYLTADRPELDGVWIAQDTGGAIKGPNRFDSFWGAGEDARRIAGGMSGRGTALLLLPKGTLARLGTR from the coding sequence GTGCACGGGCGGGTGCCGGGGCAGCAGCCCGGCTGGCAGGGCCTGCCGCGCGCCCTCGCAGTCCTGGCGAGTCTCTGCCTGATCGCGGCCTGCGGGCCGCTGGTCCCGCGAATCGAACAGCCGGAAGCGCCTGCACCCTCCACGGCGCGCGAGGCGGGTGTTTATCCCGGCCCGGCGATCCGCGAGTTACGCTTTGCCCCGGATGATGCACGGGATGCCTTGGCCTCCTTCATCGAAAGCTGCCCCCGGCTTCTGCGCCGCACCGATGCCAGCGGGCTGACCACCGGGGAAGACTGGCGCCCGGCCTGCACGGCGGCCGCGACATGGCCCGTCGCCGATGCCCCGCGCTTCTTCGAAACCTGGTTCGAAGCCGCCCGCGTGGGCGACGGCCGCAGCTTCGTGACCGGCTATTTCGAACCGGAGATCGCCGGCTCGCGTGATCGGCGGCCGGGCTTCGAAGTGCCCGTCTATGGCCTGCCGGGCGATCTGGTGCGGGCCTGGCCGCAGTCGGTGCCGGAGGCCGAGCGCACCGGCAATCCGCCGCTGGGGCGCTTCGATGAAAGCGGCAATTTCATCCCTTACTATACCCGCGCCGAGATAGAGGACGGCGCACTGGCGGGGCGCGGGCTGGAAATCGCCTGGGTGGCGGACCCGGTGGAGTTCTTCTTCCTGCAGGTGCAGGGCTCCGGCCGCCTCCGCACGCCCGAGGGGGAAGTGATCCGCATCGGCTACGCCGGGCAGAACGGCCGGGCCTACACCGGCATCGGCGGCGTGATGCGCGAGCGCGGGCTGATCGGCGATGGGCCGGGGCAATATGCCGGCTCCATGCAAGGCATTATGCAATATATCCGCGAACATCCGGCGGAAGGGCGCGCGCTGATGCGCGAGAACGAAAGCTGGGTGTTCTTCCGCGTGCTCACCGGTGACGGCCCGCTGGGCGCGCTGGAGGTTCCGGTGCGGCCGGGCAGCTCCGTGGCGGCCGATCCGCGATTCGTGCCGCTGGGCGCGCCGGTCTATCTCACGGCCGACCGGCCCGAACTCGATGGGGTGTGGATCGCACAGGACACCGGCGGTGCGATCAAGGGGCCGAACCGATTCGACAGCTTCTGGGGCGCGGGCGAGGATGCACGCCGCATCGCCGGGGGCATGAGCGGGCGGGGCACGGCGCTGCTGCTGCTGCCGAAAGGAACGCTGGCCCGGCTGGGCACGCGGTGA